A stretch of Desulfobacter hydrogenophilus DNA encodes these proteins:
- the cmr1 gene encoding type III-B CRISPR module RAMP protein Cmr1, whose amino-acid sequence MARKLTTDESIIDPDFTMSRDRFIKHEYELELLTPMAGGGTKSWVPDFENPVRTQSIKGQLRFWWRTMQNEVNSAEFKTREDSLWGSTQEASTVRLSVNLTRKPTIKRIPWGGNNDKYLQYDNAQVPGYVLFPFQNTFNPGDDCDLIGDLNFIFKVTCFREHETEVCNSIKLWILFGGLGARTRRGCGSLYCKGIAEQFQTTGDIDQFVKNLTENQKENLSTSPYPRLSGARFKAITTDNNDAAKEWCAYLNRYGAFRQKPGIGRRPGGNRPGRSYWPEPDAIRLITGQHDSNHDPIHPADKWFPRGAYGLPILTEFKSGSGDPAGKYTLLPAGETQERWPSPVILKVTKLGDGNIARLCLILNDKGPQALQLEGPAKGTYTLAPGERPLDYTDKEMLENTNILQSKENPYDGLLRYLKMTKVA is encoded by the coding sequence ATGGCAAGGAAATTAACAACTGACGAGTCGATAATTGACCCGGATTTCACAATGTCCAGGGATAGGTTCATAAAACACGAATATGAACTCGAACTGCTGACACCGATGGCCGGGGGCGGGACAAAAAGTTGGGTCCCGGATTTTGAAAATCCAGTCCGCACTCAGTCCATTAAAGGGCAGCTTCGGTTCTGGTGGCGCACCATGCAAAATGAAGTAAATTCAGCTGAATTTAAAACAAGGGAGGATAGTCTGTGGGGAAGCACCCAAGAAGCCTCAACAGTGCGTTTGAGTGTTAATTTAACTCGAAAGCCAACCATCAAACGAATACCCTGGGGAGGGAACAATGATAAATACCTTCAATATGATAATGCCCAGGTACCGGGATATGTGCTTTTTCCTTTCCAGAACACTTTCAATCCCGGTGACGACTGTGATCTGATTGGCGATCTCAATTTCATATTTAAAGTGACATGCTTTCGGGAACATGAAACCGAAGTTTGCAATTCAATAAAGCTGTGGATTCTCTTTGGCGGCCTTGGGGCGCGTACCCGCAGGGGATGTGGCTCCTTATACTGCAAAGGAATCGCCGAACAATTTCAGACCACAGGTGACATTGACCAATTTGTAAAAAATTTGACAGAAAATCAGAAAGAGAACTTAAGTACCAGTCCTTACCCCAGACTTTCCGGTGCTCGTTTTAAAGCTATCACCACTGATAATAATGACGCTGCCAAGGAATGGTGTGCATACCTGAACAGATATGGAGCCTTTCGCCAGAAACCAGGTATTGGGCGTCGGCCAGGAGGTAATCGACCTGGAAGAAGTTACTGGCCGGAGCCGGATGCCATTCGACTCATTACCGGGCAACATGATTCCAATCACGATCCTATACATCCTGCCGACAAATGGTTTCCCAGAGGAGCCTATGGTTTACCGATTTTGACCGAATTTAAAAGTGGCAGCGGCGATCCTGCTGGTAAGTATACCCTTTTACCAGCAGGAGAAACACAGGAGCGCTGGCCGTCGCCGGTCATCCTGAAAGTGACAAAATTGGGGGACGGCAACATCGCCCGTCTTTGTCTCATTTTAAATGATAAAGGTCCCCAAGCCCTACAGCTTGAAGGCCCGGCTAAGGGCACTTACACCCTGGCACCTGGAGAACGTCCTCTTGACTATACCGACAAGGAAATGTTGGAGAATACAAACATCCTTCAGAGCAAAGAAAATCCCTATGACGGGCTTTTACGCTATCTGAAAATGACGAAGGTGGCATAA
- the csx20 gene encoding CRISPR-associated protein Csx20 encodes MYRKKVTASRKMFLVFNHLLTLEQETQAKDVWGVTSIITLPPGLKKIWEQIPADLDDISDIILPVEQWLEKEADKNDVVLVQGDFGATWHLVNFALRAQLIPVYSVTQRDALEDVQPDGSIKTTHVFKHRRFRLYDRP; translated from the coding sequence ATGTATAGAAAAAAAGTTACAGCTTCCCGGAAAATGTTTCTGGTGTTTAACCACTTGCTCACCCTGGAGCAGGAGACCCAGGCCAAAGATGTTTGGGGAGTTACATCCATCATAACGCTTCCTCCGGGACTAAAAAAAATATGGGAGCAGATTCCGGCGGATCTGGATGATATTTCAGACATCATTCTTCCGGTTGAGCAGTGGCTTGAAAAGGAAGCGGATAAAAATGATGTCGTCCTGGTGCAGGGGGATTTCGGGGCCACCTGGCATCTGGTTAATTTTGCACTGAGGGCGCAGTTAATCCCAGTCTACTCCGTGACCCAAAGAGATGCCCTGGAGGATGTGCAGCCGGACGGCAGCATCAAAACCACACATGTTTTCAAACACAGGCGGTTTCGATTGTACGATCGGCCATAA
- the cas6 gene encoding CRISPR system precrRNA processing endoribonuclease RAMP protein Cas6, translating into MKYGKYLFHIKLTRDAVLPAYKGSTFRGLLGHALKRTVCALKNQTCTTCILRQNCTYSLIFETAHALPAPENGKISAPPHPMILEPPLTEKRDFAAGETLICGMVLFGDLNRHLPYFVYAFDQMGRIGLGKRLNGNRAGFTLESVTFGDKTVYSKKDGRVTIPDVLPTLNLTPDQNKIPDHVTLKLQTPFRISTKTGQKPDLPFDLLMRSLIRRCTALFNTYGDGEPALNYPELVKKACRVRLTDNRLAWFDWQRYSSRQETKMYMGGLLGQVAYQGDLGPFLPFLRMAETVHAGKNTAFGLGQISLKAQA; encoded by the coding sequence ATGAAATACGGAAAATACCTGTTTCACATCAAACTGACCCGGGACGCTGTTCTGCCCGCGTACAAAGGATCCACATTCAGAGGGCTTTTGGGTCATGCGTTGAAACGAACCGTGTGTGCGCTTAAAAACCAAACCTGTACCACCTGTATTTTAAGGCAAAACTGCACCTATTCCCTGATATTTGAAACCGCACATGCCCTGCCGGCACCGGAAAACGGTAAGATATCCGCCCCACCGCACCCCATGATCCTGGAACCGCCTTTAACGGAAAAAAGAGACTTCGCTGCCGGTGAAACACTGATATGCGGCATGGTCCTTTTCGGAGACCTGAACCGGCACCTGCCCTATTTTGTCTATGCCTTTGACCAGATGGGCCGCATTGGCCTGGGTAAAAGACTGAACGGCAACCGGGCTGGGTTTACCCTGGAATCCGTCACCTTTGGCGATAAAACGGTTTACTCAAAAAAAGACGGCCGGGTGACAATACCGGATGTTTTACCAACGCTTAACCTGACCCCGGATCAAAACAAAATCCCGGACCATGTCACATTGAAACTGCAAACCCCGTTCAGGATCAGCACGAAAACCGGCCAGAAACCCGACCTGCCCTTTGACCTTTTAATGCGTTCCCTGATCCGCCGGTGTACCGCCCTGTTCAACACATACGGGGATGGCGAACCAGCCCTTAACTACCCGGAACTGGTGAAAAAAGCCTGCCGGGTGCGCCTGACAGACAACCGTCTGGCCTGGTTTGACTGGCAGCGCTACTCCTCGCGCCAGGAGACGAAAATGTATATGGGCGGCCTCCTCGGACAAGTGGCCTACCAGGGTGACCTTGGACCTTTTCTGCCGTTTCTGCGCATGGCTGAAACCGTTCATGCCGGGAAAAATACAGCCTTTGGGCTGGGGCAGATTTCATTGAAGGCACAAGCATAA